The region TTTTCAGGTTGCTATGGAAGCAGTGAAACTATAATGCACAGGAAATGCGATTGACCATGTGCTTTTGTCCACTCGGTGGTATAATGTGAACATGGGTTTTGAGAGTATTTTTGTTGGTTAGAGCTGCTCTAGATGCAGTGACCCTGATTTACACCCGCTCTTCGCCTTTTTAGGAGGCTGTGTCAGCAGCCACGGACGAGGAGAGGCTGATCAAAATACATGATGTCATTCAGCAGCTGCCGCCTCCGCATTATAGGTTTGTAAATGACCACAGTGCCCTCTGCTGGTTTCTGGAGGACTTGCAGTTCTCTTTTCAACATTTCAAGGCATTGTTCACTTAAATGAGTGTGTGATTCTGAATCTAATCCATTATTGCTCATTTTACTTGGCATCAGATTTTAATGGATCTGTAGTTTTAACGTTCAATATTCATGCTTTTTCTTGTAGAACCCTTGAGTTTCTTATGAGGCATCTTTCACACTTAGCAACCTTCAGCTATGTAACAAACATGCATACGAAGAATTTGGCCATCGTTTGGGCCCCCAACTTACTGAGGTAAGATCTCTGCATGATGCAACTGTAATGTATGTGAAACAGATACTCAGTTTTACAGAGCTGGGTAATTACTTAccaattgtaatccgttactgattccaaatttcATGACAAAAACggtagttagtaacgtaatctattacattacacattttaggtaatatagtcagactactttttgattacttttgacctaagtcgtttatcacattgatttaaataggacaatcttgtaccataacgagataaaaatgcaaagaaaaagaaaatatattccattcgtTATTATTGACtaaatgaagtgcattaaacattacatttaatgtttaatgcacattAATgtaaggtttcccaaactgagGTTCGtcaaggaactgcagggggcttgtgagtttaatgaattgcaaaataatgaattaaatcataaaaaaatgtaaaattgaaataaatcattttaagataacatcaatcaaaataaaaccctaactaaaaatgtaaatgttttatttgtttatgtgaCCATGTGccttgcatgtcatgtgaccattaaccgcATTTTAAGTATTTCTtatgtaaataagaaataatgtgaatttgtgcattttaatatgtttaaaagacaaaagccttccaAAGACAAAGTAATACATGATTAAATAACCCtctgagtgataattcaaaaaaagattgtgttcatcagtagttgatgtaATGTTGAAATGCTAAGAAAACACTtcttaaaactgaaatgattgttgtaaatccagtggtcaaatgctgtgtgGTCTCTCAAATTTCTGTGTAATTATATCCACCTGACTGCAAAATGTCAGCAAAACTGGAAGACTTTCAGAATGTATATAAgctgtaggctattttagaaaagaaaatgtaaaagttgAAAAAGAAGAATTGGGGAGAATCAgtaaattgtgaataatttattgctattgagtgaataatatgtaatcatgtaattaataaaaaagtaactgtagccTGATTCtgagtatttaaaaatgtaattttatctAATTACAACAAGTACtcaatttttggaatctgattgtgtaatccagattacatgtaatcatttactacccagctctgcaaTTTTGTAACTATGAATATAAAAACCTAGTATTCATAACTAATCTTTGCTTTTCATTCCCAACTTAAAAGGTCAAAGCAGATAGAATCAGCTTGCTTCAGCGGCACAGCAGCCTTCATGGAGGTGCGAATACAGTCGGTTGTGGTGGAGTTCATCCTCAACCATGTGGATGTTCTCTTCAGCCCCAAACTGAGCTCACTCATACGAGAGGGAACAGGTATGCAATATGGACAGatttcaacatattttaaattttttgcactGCTATATATTCATCACACATTTTTTGTCTTTGTAGGACACAACTCTTTGTCTCGGCCTAAATCTTTGCTGGTACCCTCTCCGTCCACAAAGCTGCTAACACTAGAAGAGGCACAGGCACGTACCCAGGCCCAGATCAACTCACCCATCACTGCAGACAGCAAGTACATAGAGGTGGGAGAGGGTCCTGCAGCCTTACAGGGAAAATTCCACACAGTCATTGAATTTCCTACTGAGAGGTATAAAGCGAGctttaaaatgttgtaatttttttttatgctgtcATAAAGAAACCAATTATATGCCTGTTATTCTCAAAGTGTTACATTTTGTAcgttttatcttttttttctctcctagGAAAAGACAGCCCATAAAGTCTAAAAAGTCTCCAGTTGGCAGTTGGCGGTCTTTTTTCAACTTGGGCAAGTCTTCCTCGATGTCTAAACGAAAACTACACCGCAATCCCAGTGAACCAAACGAACTCAAGGCCATGGCATTGGCTGGTTAGTGTTGTGCCATTTTGTCATCTTTAAATATTAGATTAGTcattaacacaaaataaacccAGAGGTTAATCAGGCCTTGTATCGTGTGGAAGTGGTTTATTTTGCAGTAATGACCAGCTGATTGTATATTAGCCTGCTAATTACTCTGCTATTTACTGAATACATAaatggacatgaaatattgattttagtttaaatgattttattatgtGAGAGCAGAGAGACTGCAGAGTATTTACGAGAGACAACAATATCTGACCACAGATTGACCAATCAGAGTCAAGTATTCTAGAACTCTGTTTGGTTATGTATAAGCAATTTATTATAACTTCTCTGTTCCCACTTTATTGCTCAGGAGGAAGAGGAGACACCGGTACTCTTCGGTCTGCCAAAAGTGAGGAGTCTCTCACCTCTTTACATAACGTTGAAGGTAACAGACTCTTAAAGCTCTAAAAACGCTCAGCCTCAACTTATAAACCAGCCATTgtgaaattctgacttttctgcTTTTCCTTTAACACAGGAGAGTCTAAGGTGTACAGGCCACGCAGACCTCGCTCCAGCAGCGATGCTCTCTCTGCTTCCTTCAATGGTGACCTGCTGGATAGCAGACAACACTGTAACTCATATGACAACCTGGGCCAAGGGGACAGTGATGGGGATGATGGACCAATCTGTGTGCCTGCTCTCATCTCCCCGCCACGTTCCGCTGATGATGTGGACCTGAGCCCCCCTGACATTGGCATGGCCTCTTTAGACTTTGACCCCATGTCTTTCCAGTGTAGCCTTCCTCTGCCAGAGACTTCCATTTTCTCACTTGACACAGATGAAAGCAGTCTGAAGAGGAGCCCGGGCAGTGCCAGTGGCTCAGAGCCAGTCTCGCCAGTCAGAGCTAAAGTTACGAGTCATTCTGTGTCTCCAGACCACAGTCCAGCCTTAAAAGATAGAAATGAACTGCCCCCTGCATCTTTCTCAGAGAAAGCTCCAGTTAAATCCCTTGAGAGCAGTGAGAAGTCAGCTGTTGTGACTCCTCTAAGCATCTCTGAATCGGCTGCCTCCATGATAAGGAAAGCACCAGAGAGCACTGTGCTTCAGCCCACTTCCCCTCCATCTCCACTCGACTCTCCTGCAAAATTGAGCTCTCTGTCAAGAGCCACCGATCTGCCCCTGAGTGAAGCCATTCAACAAGAGCTTCTTTCTAAAGCTGCTACCTTTGAGAGTAAAGAGAGTAAAGACATATCAAGCATTGAATGTTCACAGCCACCACAGGTCACCTGCTCTCAAGAGCAGCCAGGTAAGCTGAACTGAAATACAGGGATATGGTAGCTTAAATCCATAATGTTTCTTGAGGCATTTTTTCCTAAATTAGTTTAATTCACCTCTTATAGAATGagaattatagtttttaattcctgtattaaaataaattttcaaaatGTCAGGGTGAAACAGCTGTCATTTTataaaagattttcaaatatatttgaaacAAACACGAATACAGAGAGTACATTAAGAACTTAGACAATAgatttttgaaaagaaaaaaattattttattttattgtaaacacTGACATTAACCCTGATGCGACTGTGATATGAACCTCCAAGGTATACTGGATTTCATAAgataattatttgatttttcaGGTTTAGTTCACCAGGCTTTTACCAGTAGCGCTTTGCACGAACACCCTCAATGTAGAGAAATCTGTCCACAATCTGTAGAAATTTAACATTTCCCTATCTTACCTTCTCATGAATATTAGCCTGCCTTCTCCTTGTTTGAGTTCCCTCTGTTTTGTCCATCCGTAGGAGCCGTAGCTCTGGACTCACCAAAGGGCAATGTCCCTGTCAGCTCTGTGTCCCTCATACCTCCCCCTCCCCCACCAAAGAACGCTGCCCGCATGCTTGCACTAGCTCTAGCTGAATCTGCCCAGCAGGCCACCATTCTTTCTCAGAGGCAATCCTCTGGACCCCCTACACCAGTGTCACCCGTTAAGCCACAAGAGTTACTGGAGACCATGGACTGGCCTCCTCCTCCTTCCTTGCCATCACAGCCATCCCTGGAGGAAGCTGCAGTCGAAGCATCAAAGAGATCCGCTCCTACGTCTTCACCACCCTCCACCCCAACTGAAAAGTTAACTCGCTCTGTCAGTCTGCACCTCAACACAGCTGAGAGCGGGAAGCCATCCAGCATTTCTTGCAATAGCCAGGATGTTATCTCACCAGAGACCTCAAGCCAGAGTGCTATGCCTTCTAGTCAACATTTTCAAGTCTCCCAAACACAAAAAAGCCCAGAAAGGCAGCAGCCAGCTGTGGGCCAGACACCTGtgaacacagacaaaaccaCTTCTACAATCACCACACCAGCTATCAGCAGCAAGGATACTGTCATTCAACAACCCAGCTCTGAGGTAAGCAGTGGCACATGCAGGAATGTCAGTAGCACTAGTACTTCAGTGCCAAGGCTGAATGTTAAGCAATGTTCTAAATATTCATGAGCCAGACCTTCGCCATTGTAAATTCAAAATTAGAAAAGCATGTTAAGCATAAGTGCTGCTAGTTGTTAGATCAAAAGCTGCctgcctttgtttttatttaatttgttagtATTTATGTGAACCTTTAGAGTGCATCTTTTTGCATGTTGTGTAACCATTTCACCTTAAAattattctgtcattaatcTGGTATTGATATCAATAACTAAAATTACAGCACATGTAAATACAAAAAGGGAAATATGCAAGACACCTAACAGTGTTTGTTTGGGCTTAATCCCTAGATCCATATGACTGAAATGGTTATGCCACCAAAACCCACAAAGATGCCAGATCAGCCAGTCGCAATTCTCCAGCCTCAGCCACAAATACAGACTCACCCTCATGCAGCGATTCGGTCTCAACCTCAAGTTCAGCCTCATTCTCAGTCACAAGCACAGCCGCAGTTTCAGCCCAAATCGCAGCCCAATGCTAGAGTTGCACCAACCCCCGCAGCACCTCTTGATCCTGTGGAAAAACCATGGGAAGCCATAAAGCCTGTCCATCCAAAAGCAGATAGTGCTCCACACCATACTCAGGGAGTGACGCCGCCAACCCCCCCAGTTCGTTCTATTGAAAGTAAACTAGCGATGGCTGCTCTCTCCAATACTGAGGCTGCAACCCCCACCAACTTTCATGCCATCTTAGAAACATCCATGAGAGGCTCAGTGGAGGAGACTCCCCCGCAATCTCATCCATCTCACCGTAGGGCTTCCACTCATCAGTCAGGTTACATTTACCACTCAAAAGGGGATGCTGCCCAACTGGAGGCCACCACAGAGGCATATTACCATCAGCGAGTATCTCCTTCAGGTCAGGCTACGATGGCATACCATTACAGACCAGAGAGTGTTCCACCACATATTTCTTATGTTTCGAAATCAGAGCCACAGATTTCCTATAGAGGCCACGGTGATGGCCGATACAATACGATTGGACCTAGGTCCTACCACCAGTCCATCAAATCTCGTGGCCCACTGAGAAGTGAATATATTTCTCCAGGCTCACTGCACCACTCCCATGGCTACAGCCAAGTAGATGGACCTACCGTGTACCCATCAATCCGCAGGGTCCACTCTCTACATGTGCCCCCCACTGCTATCCGCTCAATGCCGGTCACCAGAACAGAGGTTCCACCAGATGATGAGTTATTTTACTACCAGCGCCCAGTCTACCACTGCAAGTCTCACCAACCGGCCTCTCAAGTTGACTACCACGTCACACAACTGCAGCCTTATTTTGAGAATGGAAGAGTTCAGTACCGCTACAGCCCCTACTCTGGCTCTCACGTT is a window of Onychostoma macrolepis isolate SWU-2019 chromosome 21, ASM1243209v1, whole genome shotgun sequence DNA encoding:
- the arhgap32b gene encoding rho GTPase-activating protein 32 isoform X4, whose amino-acid sequence is MEAGNGAAAVVGSAALGLLGATGSHDISDRGLRPGRHPEEDDIVPELARSIHPRERPDWEETISAMARSAEIPELSSEPLMRSCSSTASMKVKNVKKLSFTKGHFPKLAECAHFHYENVDFGTIQLTLADEQTEVTRNGLESKEPVYLVQIYCQGRSWIVRRSYEDFRVLDKHLHLCIYDRRFSQLPELPRFDSLRERAEAISQMLMAYLSRLSAIADNKINCGPALTWMEVDNKGNHLLVHEESSINVPAIAAAHVIKRYIAQAADELSFEVGDIVSVIDMPPKEDTTWWRGKHGFQVGFFPSECVELINDKVPQSVTNSVPKPVSKKHGKLITFLRTFMKSRPTKQKLKQRGILRERVFGCDLGEHLLNSGHDVPQVLKSCTEFIEKHGVVDGMYRLSGIASNIQKLRHEFDSEQIPDLTKDVYIQDIHCVGSLCKLYFRELPNPLLTYQLYEKFSEAVSAATDEERLIKIHDVIQQLPPPHYRTLEFLMRHLSHLATFSYVTNMHTKNLAIVWAPNLLRSKQIESACFSGTAAFMEVRIQSVVVEFILNHVDVLFSPKLSSLIREGTGMQYGQISTYFKFFALLYIHHTFFVFVGHNSLSRPKSLLVPSPSTKLLTLEEAQARTQAQINSPITADSKYIEVGEGPAALQGKFHTVIEFPTERKRQPIKSKKSPVGSWRSFFNLGKSSSMSKRKLHRNPSEPNELKAMALAGGRGDTGTLRSAKSEESLTSLHNVEGESKVYRPRRPRSSSDALSASFNGDLLDSRQHCNSYDNLGQGDSDGDDGPICVPALISPPRSADDVDLSPPDIGMASLDFDPMSFQCSLPLPETSIFSLDTDESSLKRSPGSASGSEPVSPVRAKVTSHSVSPDHSPALKDRNELPPASFSEKAPVKSLESSEKSAVVTPLSISESAASMIRKAPESTVLQPTSPPSPLDSPAKLSSLSRATDLPLSEAIQQELLSKAATFESKESKDISSIECSQPPQVTCSQEQPGAVALDSPKGNVPVSSVSLIPPPPPPKNAARMLALALAESAQQATILSQRQSSGPPTPVSPVKPQELLETMDWPPPPSLPSQPSLEEAAVEASKRSAPTSSPPSTPTEKLTRSVSLHLNTAESGKPSSISCNSQDVISPETSSQSAMPSSQHFQVSQTQKSPERQQPAVGQTPVNTDKTTSTITTPAISSKDTVIQQPSSEIHMTEMVMPPKPTKMPDQPVAILQPQPQIQTHPHAAIRSQPQVQPHSQSQAQPQFQPKSQPNARVAPTPAAPLDPVEKPWEAIKPVHPKADSAPHHTQGVTPPTPPVRSIESKLAMAALSNTEAATPTNFHAILETSMRGSVEETPPQSHPSHRRASTHQSGYIYHSKGDAAQLEATTEAYYHQRVSPSGQATMAYHYRPESVPPHISYVSKSEPQISYRGHGDGRYNTIGPRSYHQSIKSRGPLRSEYISPGSLHHSHGYSQVDGPTVYPSIRRVHSLHVPPTAIRSMPVTRTEVPPDDELFYYQRPVYHCKSHQPASQVDYHVTQLQPYFENGRVQYRYSPYSGSHVLDAPFYDVDHYGTIRLRHVHSFSGRDSAPLLRSGAKSGGYHYLSRHLIPLKEHSFVSRDMPPYGGSKGSVYFAWDPDEAERLRIHSIRRESRARQKVKGSVMSQYDNIGPYMPMDIDMLHLRSKSDPGKTVLMAAESKEARYNIVPGPQHAPRHLISDPDVLMYMETEKHCQGNGMGDKTTKQGSSRTYSSIHSHQSQLPPRSLQHLPEGGHHDPKFEPGEKQLSSKHWQEHSESRTAQPRYERSDLDRHICRVKATSSASEDEQAVPAKPAPPPKPERSHSVRERQHYNQSNLPAHLPDNSDHSGSYSHQSQGQRQSAITLQSHYDNLDDYHPGPQSQTSLSNRGGSSSYHSPGFSTPHSNRAYSTALGQGAFIQAELSVQRPETEINAE
- the arhgap32b gene encoding rho GTPase-activating protein 32 isoform X5; its protein translation is MEAGNGAAAVVGSAALGLLGATGSHDISDRGLRPGRHPEEDDIVPELARSIHPRERPDWEETISAMARSAEIPELSSEPLMRSCSSTASMKVKNVKKLSFTKGHFPKLAECAHFHYENVDFGTIQLTLADEQTEVTRNGLESKEPVYLVQIYCQGRSWIVRRSYEDFRVLDKHLHLCIYDRRFSQLPELPRFDSLRERAEAISQMLMAYLSRLSAIADNKINCGPALTWMEVDNKGNHLLVHEESSINVPAIAAAHVIKRYIAQAADELSFEVGDIVSVIDMPPKEDTTWWRGKHGFQVGFFPSECVELINDKVPQSVTNSVPKPVSKKHGKLITFLRTFMKSRPTKQKLKQRGILRERVFGCDLGEHLLNSGHDVPQVLKSCTEFIEKHGVVDGMYRLSGIASNIQKLRHEFDSEQIPDLTKDVYIQDIHCVGSLCKLYFRELPNPLLTYQLYEKFSEAVSAATDEERLIKIHDVIQQLPPPHYRTLEFLMRHLSHLATFSYVTNMHTKNLAIVWAPNLLRSKQIESACFSGTAAFMEVRIQSVVVEFILNHVDVLFSPKLSSLIREGTGHNSLSRPKSLLVPSPSTKLLTLEEAQARTQAQINSPITADSKYIEVGEGPAALQGKFHTVIEFPTERKRQPIKSKKSPVGSWRSFFNLGKSSSMSKRKLHRNPSEPNELKAMALAGGRGDTGTLRSAKSEESLTSLHNVEGESKVYRPRRPRSSSDALSASFNGDLLDSRQHCNSYDNLGQGDSDGDDGPICVPALISPPRSADDVDLSPPDIGMASLDFDPMSFQCSLPLPETSIFSLDTDESSLKRSPGSASGSEPVSPVRAKVTSHSVSPDHSPALKDRNELPPASFSEKAPVKSLESSEKSAVVTPLSISESAASMIRKAPESTVLQPTSPPSPLDSPAKLSSLSRATDLPLSEAIQQELLSKAATFESKESKDISSIECSQPPQVTCSQEQPGAVALDSPKGNVPVSSVSLIPPPPPPKNAARMLALALAESAQQATILSQRQSSGPPTPVSPVKPQELLETMDWPPPPSLPSQPSLEEAAVEASKRSAPTSSPPSTPTEKLTRSVSLHLNTAESGKPSSISCNSQDVISPETSSQSAMPSSQHFQVSQTQKSPERQQPAVGQTPVNTDKTTSTITTPAISSKDTVIQQPSSEIHMTEMVMPPKPTKMPDQPVAILQPQPQIQTHPHAAIRSQPQVQPHSQSQAQPQFQPKSQPNARVAPTPAAPLDPVEKPWEAIKPVHPKADSAPHHTQGVTPPTPPVRSIESKLAMAALSNTEAATPTNFHAILETSMRGSVEETPPQSHPSHRRASTHQSGYIYHSKGDAAQLEATTEAYYHQRVSPSGQATMAYHYRPESVPPHISYVSKSEPQISYRGHGDGRYNTIGPRSYHQSIKSRGPLRSEYISPGSLHHSHGYSQVDGPTVYPSIRRVHSLHVPPTAIRSMPVTRTEVPPDDELFYYQRPVYHCKSHQPASQVDYHVTQLQPYFENGRVQYRYSPYSGSHVLDAPFYDVDHYGTIRLRHVHSFSGRDSAPLLRSGAKSGGYHYLSRHLIPLKEHSFVSRDMPPYGGSKGSVYFAWDPDEAERLRIHSIRRESRARQKVKGSVMSQYDNIGPYMPMDIDMLHLRSKSDPGKTVLMAAESKEARYNIVPGPQHAPRHLISDPDVLMYMETEKHCQGNGMGDKTTKQGSSRTYSSIHSHQSQLPPRSLQHLPEGGHHDPKFEPGEKQLSSKHWQEHSESRTAQPRYERSDLDRHICRVKATSSASEDEQAVPAKPAPPPKPERSHSVRERQHYNQSNLPAHLPDNSDHSGSYSHQSQGQRQSAITLQSHYDNLDDYHPGPQSQTSLSNRGGSSSYHSPGFSTPHSNRAYSTALGQGAFIQAELSVQRPETEINAE
- the arhgap32b gene encoding rho GTPase-activating protein 32 isoform X2; translation: MEAGNGAAAVVGSAALGLLGATGSHDISDRGLRPGRHPEEDDIVPELARSIHPRERPDWEETISAMARSAEIPELSSEPLMRSCSSTASMKVKNVKKLSFTKGHFPKLAECAHFHYENVDFGTIQLTLADEQTEVTRNGLESKEPVYLVQIYCQGRSWIVRRSYEDFRVLDKHLHLCIYDRRFSQLPELPRFDSLRERAEAISQMLMAYLSRLSAIADNKINCGPALTWMEVDNKGNHLLVHEESSINVPAIAAAHVIKRYIAQAADELSFEVGDIVSVIDMPPKEDTTWWRGKHGFQVGFFPSECVELINDKVPQSVTNSVPKPDLEMESVKQDSAWAPDPLNPYRLSSVSKKHGKLITFLRTFMKSRPTKQKLKQRGILRERVFGCDLGEHLLNSGHDVPQVLKSCTEFIEKHGVVDGMYRLSGIASNIQKLRHEFDSEQIPDLTKDVYIQDIHCVGSLCKLYFRELPNPLLTYQLYEKFSEAVSAATDEERLIKIHDVIQQLPPPHYRTLEFLMRHLSHLATFSYVTNMHTKNLAIVWAPNLLRSKQIESACFSGTAAFMEVRIQSVVVEFILNHVDVLFSPKLSSLIREGTGMQYGQISTYFKFFALLYIHHTFFVFVGHNSLSRPKSLLVPSPSTKLLTLEEAQARTQAQINSPITADSKYIEVGEGPAALQGKFHTVIEFPTERKRQPIKSKKSPVGSWRSFFNLGKSSSMSKRKLHRNPSEPNELKAMALAGGRGDTGTLRSAKSEESLTSLHNVEGESKVYRPRRPRSSSDALSASFNGDLLDSRQHCNSYDNLGQGDSDGDDGPICVPALISPPRSADDVDLSPPDIGMASLDFDPMSFQCSLPLPETSIFSLDTDESSLKRSPGSASGSEPVSPVRAKVTSHSVSPDHSPALKDRNELPPASFSEKAPVKSLESSEKSAVVTPLSISESAASMIRKAPESTVLQPTSPPSPLDSPAKLSSLSRATDLPLSEAIQQELLSKAATFESKESKDISSIECSQPPQVTCSQEQPGAVALDSPKGNVPVSSVSLIPPPPPPKNAARMLALALAESAQQATILSQRQSSGPPTPVSPVKPQELLETMDWPPPPSLPSQPSLEEAAVEASKRSAPTSSPPSTPTEKLTRSVSLHLNTAESGKPSSISCNSQDVISPETSSQSAMPSSQHFQVSQTQKSPERQQPAVGQTPVNTDKTTSTITTPAISSKDTVIQQPSSEIHMTEMVMPPKPTKMPDQPVAILQPQPQIQTHPHAAIRSQPQVQPHSQSQAQPQFQPKSQPNARVAPTPAAPLDPVEKPWEAIKPVHPKADSAPHHTQGVTPPTPPVRSIESKLAMAALSNTEAATPTNFHAILETSMRGSVEETPPQSHPSHRRASTHQSGYIYHSKGDAAQLEATTEAYYHQRVSPSGQATMAYHYRPESVPPHISYVSKSEPQISYRGHGDGRYNTIGPRSYHQSIKSRGPLRSEYISPGSLHHSHGYSQVDGPTVYPSIRRVHSLHVPPTAIRSMPVTRTEVPPDDELFYYQRPVYHCKSHQPASQVDYHVTQLQPYFENGRVQYRYSPYSGSHVLDAPFYDVDHYGTIRLRHVHSFSGRDSAPLLRSGAKSGGYHYLSRHLIPLKEHSFVSRDMPPYGGSKGSVYFAWDPDEAERLRIHSIRRESRARQKVKGSVMSQYDNIGPYMPMDIDMLHLRSKSDPGKTVLMAAESKEARYNIVPGPQHAPRHLISDPDVLMYMETEKHCQGNGMGDKTTKQGSSRTYSSIHSHQSQLPPRSLQHLPEGGHHDPKFEPGEKQLSSKHWQEHSESRTAQPRYERSDLDRHICRVKATSSASEDEQAVPAKPAPPPKPERSHSVRERQHYNQSNLPAHLPDNSDHSGSYSHQSQGQRQSAITLQSHYDNLDDYHPGPQSQTSLSNRGGSSSYHSPGFSTPHSNRAYSTALGQGAFIQAELSVQRPETEINAE